A window of Selenomonas ruminantium subsp. lactilytica TAM6421 contains these coding sequences:
- a CDS encoding flagellin: MAMVVKNNMSAISTLNTLNKNSSALSKSLEKVSSGMKINGAADDASGYAISERMRVQIRGLDQSNANTQNGNAMMKVAEGAVSSTVDILKTLKEKVINAANDTNTDSDRQTIQKELDQSIDQIDDNANITYNGKYLVDGSHNNKTTNTTTALTNESMDAATTKTSALTGLKNRNGESLNIHSTDNVTISYVHEGKTYSTTFQVGSESLATAVAKTAYNGDKSLTGALSFNESGATSKIGLDGSGNTVYTADKGCALTLTAKTTGVAGQISGFTISITTNKGAINKSANAVLDNFTESIRAQNKSEDNAMVFQVGTKANQAIKVGLTDMRSTALGLKGADGETLSVSTQVKANAAINVLDNAIQKALDQQTTIGSVESRLSYTSSNLTTASENVQSSESTIRDADMAKEMTNYTKNNVLLQAAQSMLAQANQSSSSVLSLLQ; this comes from the coding sequence ATGGCAATGGTAGTAAAGAACAACATGTCGGCAATCTCGACTCTGAACACTCTGAACAAGAACTCCAGCGCACTCTCTAAGAGCCTGGAAAAAGTTTCTTCCGGTATGAAGATCAACGGCGCAGCCGATGACGCTTCCGGTTACGCTATATCTGAGCGTATGCGTGTTCAGATCCGTGGTTTGGATCAGTCAAATGCCAACACCCAGAACGGCAATGCAATGATGAAAGTTGCTGAAGGTGCTGTAAGTTCCACCGTTGATATCCTGAAGACTCTGAAAGAGAAAGTCATCAACGCAGCGAACGATACCAACACGGACAGCGACCGTCAGACCATCCAGAAAGAATTGGATCAGTCCATCGACCAGATCGATGACAATGCCAACATCACCTACAACGGCAAGTATCTTGTTGATGGTTCCCACAACAACAAGACTACCAATACGACTACGGCACTGACCAATGAGTCCATGGATGCAGCTACGACGAAGACTTCGGCGCTGACTGGTCTGAAGAATCGTAATGGTGAAAGCCTGAACATTCATAGCACGGATAATGTGACCATTTCTTACGTGCATGAGGGCAAAACCTATAGCACTACGTTCCAGGTTGGTAGTGAATCTTTGGCAACCGCTGTTGCAAAAACGGCTTACAACGGTGATAAGTCGTTGACTGGTGCATTGAGCTTCAATGAAAGCGGGGCGACTTCCAAGATTGGTCTGGATGGTTCCGGCAATACGGTTTACACGGCTGATAAGGGTTGCGCTTTGACTCTGACGGCTAAGACCACTGGCGTTGCTGGTCAGATTTCCGGCTTTACCATCAGCATTACCACGAACAAGGGTGCTATCAACAAGTCCGCTAATGCTGTGCTGGATAACTTCACTGAGTCCATCCGTGCACAGAATAAGTCTGAAGACAACGCTATGGTATTCCAGGTTGGCACCAAGGCTAATCAGGCTATCAAAGTAGGTCTGACGGATATGCGTTCCACGGCTCTGGGTCTTAAAGGTGCTGACGGTGAAACCCTGAGTGTATCCACCCAGGTTAAGGCTAATGCTGCTATCAACGTTCTGGACAATGCTATCCAGAAAGCTCTCGACCAGCAGACCACCATTGGTTCCGTTGAGTCCCGCCTGAGCTACACCAGCAGCAACTTGACCACTGCTTCCGAAAACGTTCAGAGCTCCGAATCCACGATTCGCGATGCTGACATGGCGAAAGAAATGACGAACTACACGAAGAACAACGTTCTTCTGCAGGCCGCTCAGTCCATGCTGGCTCAGGCCAACCAGAGCAGCAGCTCGGTTCTCAGCCTCCTCCAGTAA
- a CDS encoding glycosyltransferase family 2 protein produces MKEIKLSVCYMVKNEAHNLPSSLASIQEAADEIIVVDTGSTDDTKSIARSYGAQVFDFPWQDDFAAPRNYAIEQAKGDWILFLDADEAFPRPLNRGALLDYLSRMAAQDVILLRRHDVETLTDRKCFNMDWSPRLFQRRSDLRYRGRIHEHISKSVGDLQVAYAPLEFYILHTGYAKMISEDKCRRDLQILQQVIASGDWEPVYDFFLTDCYYGIKDYEKALQHAVAFTESGTVIHGGNGHVYHMILECMRALGRPDADMLPWAEAAGRLYPDLPDFYAEQGMVLCGLGRLSEAQLLLTEALRRYDEGSADICHATYFSPAVAAKVAARLGEIHELWGEQNLAAQCFIRALDYCSEDEAVLNKAKRFLTTQDGGK; encoded by the coding sequence ATGAAGGAAATAAAACTATCGGTATGTTATATGGTTAAAAATGAGGCACATAATCTTCCTTCGTCGCTGGCATCTATTCAGGAGGCAGCTGATGAGATCATCGTGGTGGATACAGGCTCGACTGATGATACGAAATCTATTGCCCGGTCCTATGGTGCCCAGGTCTTTGATTTTCCCTGGCAGGATGATTTTGCTGCACCCCGGAATTATGCCATAGAGCAGGCAAAGGGGGATTGGATATTATTTTTGGATGCTGATGAAGCGTTCCCGAGGCCGTTGAATAGGGGGGCGTTGTTGGATTATCTGTCCAGAATGGCAGCGCAAGATGTCATTCTGCTTAGGCGCCATGATGTGGAGACATTGACAGACCGGAAATGTTTCAATATGGATTGGAGCCCGCGCTTATTTCAACGGCGGTCGGATCTGCGTTATCGGGGGCGCATTCATGAACATATCAGTAAGTCGGTGGGGGATCTTCAGGTAGCTTATGCGCCGTTGGAGTTTTATATATTGCATACTGGTTATGCGAAGATGATTAGTGAGGATAAATGTCGGCGGGATCTACAGATCTTGCAGCAGGTAATTGCGTCAGGCGATTGGGAACCTGTCTATGATTTTTTCCTGACAGATTGTTATTATGGGATAAAGGATTATGAGAAGGCCTTGCAGCACGCTGTTGCTTTTACGGAAAGTGGCACAGTTATTCATGGTGGCAATGGTCATGTATATCACATGATCTTGGAATGCATGCGAGCATTGGGCCGGCCGGATGCGGATATGCTTCCGTGGGCTGAAGCGGCAGGCAGGTTATATCCAGATCTGCCGGATTTTTATGCGGAGCAGGGTATGGTGCTTTGCGGACTGGGAAGATTGTCTGAGGCACAGCTACTATTGACAGAAGCTTTGCGGCGCTATGATGAAGGCAGCGCAGATATTTGCCATGCTACATATTTTTCTCCTGCGGTGGCAGCTAAGGTGGCGGCTAGGTTGGGAGAAATCCATGAACTTTGGGGAGAGCAGAACTTGGCAGCCCAATGTTTTATTCGGGCTCTGGATTATTGTTCGGAAGATGAGGCCGTGCTGAATAAGGCAAAGCGCTTTTTGACAACACAGGATGGGGGGAAATAA
- a CDS encoding glycosyltransferase — protein sequence MEERNVKISVCYIVRNEEQTLPLSLKSVQQAADEIVVVDTGSTDRTKKVALEFGAQIYDYVWQDDFAAARNFALDKLNSDWVIFLDADECFSRKMAKILRSLIAAQAPSVNLILVQRQDVDEEGKVMLSLYVPRIFRLRKDLRYVGAIHEELRQNGGMVKGIVTVSPEQLRLIHTGYAGSLGKAKAQRNLDILRKELAKASDPGHLYGYLAEAYDGIDDQENAMKYAYLDIARGRQAETYASRSYRLLLGKLSRQKWDYQERQRVAKLAVQDFPEVPEFHAEYGESLAAGWQYRQAAGEMKRACELGQDYAGLEPSLFTAEVMKTCQRREDLFTKLAAKAERLNITACVIAKNEAKNIVRWLENAKVYANQCLLLDTGSTDNTCELAAGAEIYHYEWQDDFAAARNEALQYVKGDWVAFLDADEFFAHPEQVRGVLAECEIQHPDVEAVRLTICNVDEDDGGREISRFCNVRLFRNRPELRYEGRVHENLANTEGKPLKVWEESCMEVIHTGYSSSVILAKTQRNLALLKQDIAAKGEQPQHYRYLADCYHGLGDYQQAQLYALRAIDAPLKGQGTHGDMYYMVLLCMRALSEPEADQLAFAQAAARKFPALPDFPAVMGILYQENGQYEQGEKYLTRALRLARQSDGRESSSFSDIEALVYAKLADCEQHLGKSQAALQHSSQAMECSPYEEEVLTGFCMVRQENREKLIIEMERYFADTEQNCAFLCRFCERNGFGDLYEYYGNHWQERYGKELPRRQYYELLRQGDWQSLVDKLQQGLVANFELSIDLLLRLDRQQGKNFRDVERQLVALLPAEVQAIWAKISQGEAPADWQNYKIIWPHILTYGDDEQLEKYGELALRQQEIWQDIVKDLMEQEKWRAAFNLLAKVPQEEADGEFWQNLGRCLYHLGEYEAAREALERARQQGLDTMLMKSYEKWLENIS from the coding sequence GTGGAGGAGCGTAATGTAAAGATATCGGTTTGTTATATTGTGAGGAATGAAGAGCAGACCTTGCCCCTTTCCTTAAAATCTGTTCAGCAGGCTGCCGATGAAATTGTTGTGGTGGATACTGGCTCAACGGATAGGACGAAGAAAGTGGCACTGGAATTTGGTGCTCAAATATATGATTATGTCTGGCAGGATGATTTTGCTGCTGCCCGCAATTTTGCCTTGGATAAGCTTAATAGCGATTGGGTGATATTTTTGGATGCCGATGAATGTTTTAGCAGGAAAATGGCAAAAATTCTGCGTTCCTTGATTGCAGCTCAGGCCCCATCTGTGAATTTGATCCTTGTCCAACGGCAGGATGTGGATGAAGAGGGAAAGGTGATGCTGTCTCTTTATGTGCCACGGATTTTTCGCTTGCGTAAGGACTTGCGCTATGTGGGGGCTATACATGAAGAATTAAGGCAGAATGGCGGAATGGTAAAAGGAATTGTCACAGTATCTCCAGAACAATTGCGGCTTATTCATACAGGATATGCTGGTAGTTTGGGGAAGGCAAAGGCTCAGCGCAATCTGGATATTCTGCGGAAAGAGCTGGCGAAAGCGTCAGATCCGGGGCATTTATATGGTTATCTGGCCGAGGCTTATGATGGTATTGATGATCAGGAAAATGCCATGAAGTATGCTTATCTGGATATCGCAAGGGGGCGGCAGGCGGAAACATATGCCAGCCGTTCTTATCGATTGTTGTTGGGAAAATTATCCCGACAGAAATGGGACTACCAGGAGCGGCAGCGGGTGGCCAAGCTGGCGGTACAGGACTTCCCGGAAGTGCCAGAATTCCATGCCGAATATGGGGAAAGCCTGGCAGCAGGCTGGCAATATCGGCAAGCAGCCGGGGAAATGAAAAGGGCTTGTGAATTGGGACAGGATTATGCAGGCTTGGAGCCATCCTTGTTTACGGCTGAGGTAATGAAGACCTGCCAGAGGCGGGAAGACTTATTTACAAAACTGGCTGCAAAGGCGGAGCGATTAAATATCACGGCCTGTGTGATTGCTAAGAATGAAGCCAAGAATATTGTCCGCTGGCTGGAAAATGCCAAAGTTTATGCCAATCAATGCCTGCTTTTGGATACTGGTTCAACGGATAATACCTGTGAATTGGCGGCTGGTGCAGAGATCTATCATTATGAGTGGCAGGATGATTTTGCTGCGGCTCGAAATGAAGCTTTGCAGTATGTTAAGGGCGATTGGGTGGCGTTTCTGGATGCCGATGAATTTTTTGCCCATCCGGAGCAGGTGCGGGGCGTTTTGGCGGAATGTGAAATCCAGCATCCGGATGTTGAAGCGGTGCGTCTGACTATCTGCAATGTGGATGAGGATGATGGTGGACGGGAAATATCCCGCTTCTGTAATGTACGATTGTTCCGCAACCGGCCGGAACTTCGTTATGAGGGAAGGGTGCACGAGAATCTGGCTAATACAGAGGGCAAGCCTTTGAAAGTATGGGAGGAGTCCTGCATGGAGGTTATCCATACAGGCTATTCCAGCAGTGTGATTCTGGCAAAGACCCAGCGGAACCTGGCCCTGCTGAAACAGGATATAGCGGCAAAGGGGGAGCAGCCACAGCATTATCGCTATCTGGCCGATTGCTATCATGGGCTGGGGGATTACCAGCAAGCACAGCTTTACGCATTGCGGGCGATAGATGCACCTCTTAAAGGGCAGGGAACCCATGGTGATATGTACTATATGGTATTGTTGTGTATGCGGGCCTTATCGGAACCAGAAGCGGATCAGCTGGCTTTTGCTCAGGCCGCCGCCCGTAAGTTCCCTGCGCTGCCGGATTTCCCGGCAGTGATGGGGATACTTTATCAGGAAAATGGGCAGTATGAGCAGGGGGAAAAATACCTGACGCGGGCATTAAGGCTGGCTCGTCAAAGTGATGGACGGGAGTCATCGTCATTTAGTGATATAGAGGCTTTGGTATATGCGAAACTGGCTGATTGTGAGCAGCATTTGGGGAAAAGTCAGGCAGCCTTGCAACATAGCAGTCAGGCAATGGAATGCAGTCCTTATGAGGAAGAGGTTTTGACTGGATTCTGTATGGTAAGGCAGGAGAATAGAGAAAAGCTGATTATAGAAATGGAACGGTATTTTGCCGATACAGAGCAGAATTGTGCCTTTTTGTGCCGCTTTTGCGAGCGCAATGGTTTTGGTGACTTGTATGAGTATTACGGCAATCACTGGCAAGAACGTTATGGAAAAGAACTGCCGCGGAGGCAGTATTATGAACTTTTGAGGCAGGGCGATTGGCAATCGCTGGTGGATAAATTGCAGCAGGGTTTGGTGGCTAATTTTGAGCTGTCGATTGATTTGTTGCTGAGACTTGATCGTCAGCAGGGAAAAAACTTTAGGGATGTTGAACGTCAACTGGTGGCTTTGCTGCCTGCTGAGGTACAGGCCATCTGGGCAAAAATTTCCCAGGGGGAAGCGCCTGCTGATTGGCAGAACTATAAAATTATATGGCCCCATATATTAACCTATGGTGATGATGAACAATTGGAGAAGTACGGAGAACTGGCGTTGCGTCAGCAAGAAATCTGGCAGGATATTGTGAAAGACTTAATGGAACAGGAAAAATGGCGGGCGGCCTTTAACTTGCTGGCCAAAGTGCCCCAGGAGGAGGCTGATGGCGAATTTTGGCAAAATTTGGGACGCTGTCTGTATCATTTGGGGGAATATGAAGCGGCCAGGGAAGCATTGGAACGGGCCCGTCAGCAGGGGCTGGATACCATGCTGATGAAATCCTACGAGAAATGGCTGGAAAATATCAGCTGA
- a CDS encoding flagellar protein FliT: MSAELTKAKANWQLYYTLTQEMLKFIDRDDVDEFLELEQQRSELVERMKALPETEDYRKTAECQELVQKIKPLDMQVVYKAKAWLNRSRQQNATVHAYDIQGVNKLGNIFNKKY; encoded by the coding sequence ATGTCGGCTGAACTCACGAAAGCAAAAGCCAATTGGCAGCTGTATTATACCCTGACGCAGGAAATGCTCAAATTTATCGATAGAGATGATGTAGACGAGTTCCTGGAACTGGAACAGCAGCGCAGCGAGTTAGTGGAACGGATGAAGGCCCTGCCGGAAACGGAGGATTACCGCAAGACGGCAGAATGTCAGGAGCTGGTACAGAAAATCAAGCCCCTGGACATGCAGGTGGTTTATAAAGCCAAAGCCTGGCTCAACCGTTCCCGTCAGCAAAATGCCACAGTTCATGCCTATGATATTCAGGGCGTAAACAAATTGGGTAATATCTTCAACAAAAAATATTGA
- the fliS gene encoding flagellar export chaperone FliS, with amino-acid sequence MVNNAAEAYKRQQIMTATPEALTLMLYNGCLKFMGEGKEAVEAKQYEQANTSLQKAQQIISEFRITLNMDYDISHQLMPLYNYCYDRLVEGNMKSDPALVQEAIDIIKELRDAWMQAMKKARQDGGTRNVQGDSYVG; translated from the coding sequence ATGGTAAATAACGCAGCAGAAGCTTACAAAAGACAGCAGATTATGACGGCTACACCTGAAGCACTGACCTTGATGCTTTACAACGGCTGTTTGAAGTTTATGGGCGAGGGCAAGGAGGCGGTGGAGGCTAAGCAGTATGAGCAGGCCAATACTTCTTTGCAGAAAGCCCAGCAGATTATTTCCGAATTCCGCATTACCCTGAATATGGACTATGATATTTCCCATCAGCTTATGCCCCTTTATAACTATTGCTACGACCGTTTGGTAGAGGGCAATATGAAAAGCGATCCGGCGTTGGTGCAGGAGGCTATTGATATCATCAAGGAACTGCGGGATGCCTGGATGCAGGCCATGAAAAAGGCCCGTCAGGATGGCGGAACCAGAAACGTGCAGGGTGATAGCTATGTCGGCTGA
- the fliD gene encoding flagellar filament capping protein FliD, translating into MSGIGIYGLSGSGIDVDSMVRMGMMTKQNQYDKMYKEEVKNEWVKEAYANMYSTLNTFNSSTLYDYKLSSTTSPMLASSSKSEVATATANADAAQMSHTVNVTQTASNAYLLTKENITRENSSLSDSIYLKDIFLTKDQQQTLSDEIAGSSDEAKKKAESALVSFDIADGTESDSTKKTISFTYEEILSSNLTLNDLSSRINQAGVNIKAAYDSVNDAFSLYQKDGGVEHKILLTVDSNQGEAATTYGATLLNNLQLASVTQGTDEDGNLTSTLSDVLQVHTTTGTGSIGGAKSSYTSSVTLGEDTVLNTLFSPTRSGTSEPIKFTITDDASPEKNKVEVSLDASSKVSDLLSAIKNGNKFNAEVVDGHLVISSLTDAGEDKKTNISFQVDNTLVGNDAESVAAENGRYLVNALAFSGIEDELSANVTGLAVEATKTETRTNEETGVEETVTVGTGKYVQGASGVSAEVTIDGRKYTSSTSKISVGNVTYTLASKGATTVTITQDTDKIVENVKKFVEDYNKMIDELNDKYYEEKYSDYGVLTQTQEKGMTKEQIDKWNEKAKSGLLNHNSTIGKIISEMREAIYTPVEGATGKYTTMMSIGISSSTDRGHLTLDEDKLKKALAAEPDCVREIFNANGDYTDKNGKVQTDYDKQGVVGRISDSLYKNLKTMKSYAGTSTETADGSSLGDLIRELQTKMSNFKTMMKSYENMLYKKYDAMELAIQRMSVTMGYISGGQ; encoded by the coding sequence ATGAGTGGTATAGGTATTTACGGCCTTTCCGGGTCGGGTATCGATGTTGATTCCATGGTCCGCATGGGCATGATGACCAAGCAGAATCAGTATGACAAGATGTATAAGGAAGAGGTAAAGAACGAATGGGTCAAGGAAGCATATGCCAATATGTATTCCACCCTGAATACTTTCAACTCATCCACCCTGTATGATTACAAGCTATCTTCAACTACCAGCCCGATGCTGGCTAGTAGTTCCAAGTCGGAAGTGGCCACAGCTACGGCTAATGCCGATGCAGCGCAGATGTCCCATACGGTGAATGTGACCCAGACGGCATCTAATGCTTATCTGCTGACGAAGGAAAATATCACGCGGGAAAATTCCTCTCTGTCGGATAGCATTTATCTCAAGGACATTTTCTTGACCAAGGACCAGCAGCAGACTTTGTCAGATGAGATAGCAGGATCTTCAGATGAAGCCAAGAAAAAGGCTGAATCAGCATTGGTTTCCTTTGATATTGCTGATGGCACGGAATCGGATTCCACCAAGAAGACGATTTCCTTTACCTATGAGGAAATCCTTAGCAGCAATCTAACTCTGAATGATTTGTCCTCTCGGATCAATCAGGCAGGCGTTAATATCAAGGCTGCTTATGACAGTGTCAACGATGCTTTCTCGCTGTACCAGAAGGATGGCGGTGTTGAGCATAAGATTTTGCTGACAGTGGACAGCAATCAGGGAGAAGCGGCCACTACTTATGGTGCTACCCTGCTGAACAATCTGCAGTTGGCTTCGGTTACTCAGGGAACGGATGAAGACGGTAATTTAACCAGTACACTGTCTGATGTACTGCAGGTGCATACCACTACAGGCACAGGTTCCATTGGTGGGGCAAAGTCATCCTATACCAGTAGTGTGACACTGGGAGAGGATACGGTTCTGAATACCTTGTTCTCACCTACTCGGTCGGGCACCTCTGAGCCCATTAAGTTCACCATTACAGATGATGCCAGTCCTGAAAAAAATAAAGTAGAAGTTTCGCTGGATGCCTCCAGCAAGGTAAGTGACTTGCTTAGTGCAATCAAGAATGGCAATAAATTTAACGCCGAAGTGGTGGATGGCCATTTGGTTATATCATCGCTTACCGATGCCGGTGAGGACAAGAAGACCAATATCAGTTTCCAGGTGGATAATACATTGGTTGGCAATGATGCAGAGAGTGTGGCTGCGGAAAATGGACGTTATCTCGTAAATGCGCTGGCATTTAGTGGCATTGAGGATGAACTTTCCGCAAATGTTACCGGTTTGGCCGTGGAAGCCACGAAAACTGAAACAAGAACAAATGAGGAAACTGGAGTTGAAGAAACAGTAACTGTGGGCACTGGCAAGTATGTACAGGGTGCCAGCGGTGTAAGTGCCGAGGTGACTATCGATGGCCGCAAGTACACTTCCTCCACCAGCAAGATTTCCGTGGGCAATGTAACTTATACCCTCGCATCCAAGGGAGCCACCACCGTTACCATCACTCAGGATACGGATAAAATCGTTGAAAATGTCAAGAAGTTCGTGGAAGATTACAATAAGATGATCGACGAACTCAATGACAAGTATTATGAGGAAAAATACAGCGACTATGGTGTGCTGACCCAGACCCAGGAAAAGGGTATGACTAAGGAGCAGATCGATAAATGGAATGAAAAAGCCAAATCCGGCCTGCTCAATCACAACAGCACCATTGGCAAGATCATCAGCGAGATGCGTGAAGCCATTTATACGCCGGTGGAAGGGGCTACGGGCAAATACACTACCATGATGTCCATTGGCATCAGTTCATCTACAGACAGAGGCCATCTGACTCTGGATGAGGACAAACTTAAGAAAGCCCTGGCAGCAGAGCCTGATTGCGTGCGGGAAATCTTCAACGCTAATGGTGATTATACGGATAAGAATGGCAAGGTGCAGACCGACTACGACAAACAAGGCGTAGTCGGACGTATCTCCGATTCCCTGTACAAGAATCTCAAGACCATGAAGTCCTATGCTGGTACTTCTACGGAAACGGCAGATGGCAGTTCTTTAGGCGATCTTATCCGGGAATTGCAGACCAAGATGTCCAATTTCAAGACCATGATGAAGTCCTATGAGAATATGCTTTATAAGAAGTATGATGCCATGGAGCTGGCTATCCAGCGCATGAGTGTCACGATGGGGTATATTAGCGGCGGCCAGTAA
- a CDS encoding flagellar protein FlaG — protein sequence MVGKIQDIVSASIVAGAAERIGSDKASMQVAAEPQEPKVKRLEDAQETPKFGQAEEKEAQEKASEEREPMDEKSVSFMTKELNEIMSRINCNLEFQYHKDVDRMSVKLLDKKTQEVIKEVPPEEMLNQIAKAREWLGAFLDKNA from the coding sequence ATGGTAGGAAAAATTCAGGACATCGTATCGGCCTCGATTGTGGCCGGTGCTGCGGAGCGGATTGGCAGTGACAAGGCTTCCATGCAGGTGGCAGCGGAACCGCAGGAACCAAAGGTGAAGCGCCTGGAAGATGCACAGGAAACTCCAAAGTTTGGTCAGGCGGAAGAAAAAGAAGCTCAGGAAAAGGCGAGCGAAGAACGCGAGCCGATGGACGAGAAATCTGTCAGCTTCATGACCAAGGAATTAAACGAGATCATGAGCAGGATCAATTGCAACCTGGAATTCCAGTATCACAAAGATGTGGACAGAATGTCCGTGAAGTTGCTGGACAAAAAGACACAGGAAGTAATCAAGGAAGTGCCGCCAGAGGAAATGTTGAATCAGATAGCTAAGGCCAGAGAATGGCTGGGGGCCTTCCTCGACAAGAATGCCTGA
- the csrA gene encoding carbon storage regulator CsrA — translation MLVLTRKPRQQIMIGDNIVINVVEVQGDNVRIAIDAPREIKIYRGEIYRAIQEENQQAAAPVPMDLDLSAGLPKE, via the coding sequence ATGCTCGTACTTACTCGCAAACCGCGTCAACAGATTATGATTGGGGACAATATCGTCATCAATGTGGTAGAGGTTCAAGGAGACAATGTCCGCATTGCTATTGACGCACCCCGTGAAATAAAGATCTATCGTGGCGAGATCTATCGCGCGATACAGGAAGAGAATCAGCAAGCGGCCGCTCCAGTGCCCATGGATTTGGACTTAAGCGCTGGCCTGCCGAAAGAATAA
- the fliW gene encoding flagellar assembly protein FliW, producing MRKVNTLRFGEVEVAEEKVVHFADGIPAFEDEHEFVIVPYDEESPYVFLQSLSTPDLAFLMTMPFVFFPDYEFEIDDENQDKLSLTKQEDMLIYTLITVNNGKVQDMTANLMAPVVLNTANMQARQLVLDKSGYTTKHRLFPENKEEQ from the coding sequence ATGAGAAAAGTCAACACATTAAGATTCGGTGAAGTGGAAGTAGCAGAAGAAAAAGTTGTACATTTTGCTGATGGAATTCCCGCTTTTGAAGATGAACATGAATTTGTGATTGTTCCTTACGATGAAGAAAGCCCCTATGTGTTCTTGCAGTCACTCAGTACGCCGGATTTGGCATTTCTGATGACCATGCCCTTTGTATTCTTCCCGGATTATGAGTTTGAAATCGATGACGAAAATCAGGATAAGCTTTCCCTGACCAAGCAGGAGGATATGCTTATCTATACGCTGATTACGGTGAATAATGGCAAGGTGCAGGACATGACAGCCAATCTGATGGCGCCGGTTGTTCTGAATACGGCCAATATGCAGGCCCGTCAGCTCGTACTGGACAAGAGCGGCTATACGACCAAGCATAGATTGTTTCCGGAAAATAAGGAGGAACAATAA
- a CDS encoding DUF6470 family protein, with product MLRLNMRFTQPMISIHTQLGKLEAHSTPAELHNNGRQARSKRHWTQPSVEIDQYPSRHAYGNDNHTDFAKKYGQQGFADLSKTTSRWTQEAWDNVENCGKKGRNPVVQRYDSKLQQEIKKQRHIVTELIPDPIIKFHPIEAVGDIDVGDVTMDITADYKAKTNFTPGKVDIYLQQKANVRRWLTEGKYDIYA from the coding sequence ATGCTAAGGCTTAATATGCGGTTTACCCAGCCGATGATTAGTATTCATACACAGCTGGGGAAACTGGAAGCTCACTCGACACCCGCCGAGCTGCATAACAACGGACGTCAGGCTCGCTCCAAAAGACATTGGACACAGCCGTCCGTGGAGATAGACCAATATCCAAGCCGTCATGCTTACGGCAATGATAATCATACCGACTTTGCTAAAAAGTATGGCCAGCAGGGTTTCGCCGATCTTTCGAAAACAACTTCCCGTTGGACTCAGGAAGCCTGGGACAATGTGGAAAACTGTGGCAAAAAGGGGCGCAACCCTGTGGTGCAGCGGTATGACAGCAAACTACAGCAGGAGATAAAAAAACAACGTCACATCGTTACGGAATTGATTCCTGACCCAATCATTAAATTTCATCCCATAGAAGCTGTGGGGGATATTGATGTGGGAGATGTGACTATGGATATTACGGCTGATTACAAGGCCAAGACCAATTTTACTCCCGGCAAAGTGGATATTTATCTGCAGCAAAAGGCAAATGTACGGCGGTGGCTGACCGAGGGCAAGTACGATATTTACGCATGA